The Candidatus Poribacteria bacterium genomic sequence TGCCCTCAGCGAAGACGAAGTCCTCGCGGAAATGGAGACATCGCTGACACCTGTTGAGCCACTTGGAAAATTGTCCATCACTTGGGCAGCACTGAAATCCCAAAAGTAAATGCAATTTTCAGAGTTGGTGTGGTTTCATGAGGTTTAAATAAATATCTCGGTAATTTTATCCCCAAAATACCTGTGTAGGGGTAGGTCTTGTGCCTGCCCACGCATTACCGAATTAAATTCTTAATCTTCATCAAACCACACCTATCTCTTTATCTTTTCAAAAGGAGAATCCATAACGTCATGAACGGAAAATTTATTGCGTCTGCCAACGTAGAACGAGACGAACTCGACTGGGGAACAATCGGTTGGCTCAGTCGTCCAGAAAGCACAGGCGCGAAAGACATCGTCGCCATGGAAGTCAGTCTCTCCCCCGGATACGGACACGATTTCCATAGACATCCCGACCAAGAAGAGGTCATCTACGTCATAGAAGGCAGCGTCGAGCAATGGCTTGAGGATAAGAAACAGACACTTAACGCTGGAGACTCTGTATTCATCCCAGCGGACATGGTTCACGCCTCCTTTAACGTCTCCTCTGCGTCAGCGAAGTTATTCGTTACCCTGAGCCCCAGCAAAGGCGAAGAGGGGTATCAACTCATCGACGTCTATGATCAGGCACCGTGGAATACGCTCCGCTCGTAAGAGTTTAAAAAATGATTGGAACGCCAGTCCCTGAAAGGTTAATGTCAGTTCGCGAGCGGATGCGTGAGTTCTACGAAACATCGGAGACCTATAAAGGGCTTCTCTCCGCGCACGATGAAGCCTATCTCCGACACTACGTAGAATTGGTGATCCGCCACGCACCCCCACGTTCCAAAATCCTTGACCTCGGGTGCGGGAACGGTATCTCGGCGCGGTTGCTCAATCAGGCGGATTTTGATGTCGTCGGCACCGACATCTCCCCGCTCTTTCTTGAAGAGGCACGCGCTTGGGAAAATCCGAAGCTCCGCTATCGGGTGTGCGATGTGATGGAACTCCCCTTTGAAAGCGATTCATTTGACGTTATCTGTTCAAACGAATTGATTGAACATCTGCCCGATGTAGAAACGGCGTTAACCGAGATGATACGGGTCGTGCGCAAGGGCGGGAGAATTGTGCTCTCTGGACCGAATCTCTGCTCACCTTTAATCCCTGTTCTTGATTGGATCAACCTGATGTCTGGCAAGCCCGGCAGACCCGTCTG encodes the following:
- a CDS encoding class I SAM-dependent methyltransferase — protein: MIGTPVPERLMSVRERMREFYETSETYKGLLSAHDEAYLRHYVELVIRHAPPRSKILDLGCGNGISARLLNQADFDVVGTDISPLFLEEARAWENPKLRYRVCDVMELPFESDSFDVICSNELIEHLPDVETALTEMIRVVRKGGRIVLSGPNLCSPLIPVLDWINLMSGKPGRPVWGETKRQALQQFTRNCRLYVQKRFLTPATVAPKFIYREPDLQADAIGGDADSAYYASPIDLAQFFRSHGCRIVKKAVGFGMKGRIIAGAFPYLSPYITMVVEK
- a CDS encoding cupin domain-containing protein: MNGKFIASANVERDELDWGTIGWLSRPESTGAKDIVAMEVSLSPGYGHDFHRHPDQEEVIYVIEGSVEQWLEDKKQTLNAGDSVFIPADMVHASFNVSSASAKLFVTLSPSKGEEGYQLIDVYDQAPWNTLRS